The segment AGATGAAATAATGTGTTTAAGTGGAAATTATTATGTTAGAAATAATAAAACTGTGTAAAATAAACATAATAATTCAATAATATTAATAAGTAATATAGTAAACAACTTGAATTAATTAATGGAGGGGATAGTATGGGTCAGAAATTAGTTATAGTAGAATCTCCGGCAAAAGCTAAAACTATAGGAAAGTATTTGGGAAAAAATTATGTTGTTACGGCCTCCATGGGTCATGTAAGAGATTTACCTAAAAGTCAATTAGGAGTTGATATAGATAATAATTATGATCCTAGATATATAACTATACGAGGCAAAGGGGAATTGTTAAGTACATTAAGAAAGCAAGCAAAAAAAAGTGATAAAGTTTTTCTTGCAACCGACCCTGACCGAGAAGGTGAAGCGATATCTTGGCATTTAGCGGAAGCATTAAAAATAGATGAAGATGCTCAATGTAGAATTGAATTTAATGAAATAACTAAAAATGCCATAAAAGCTGCTATAAAAAATCCTAGAAAATTAAATTTAAACTTGGTTGATGCTCAACAAGCAAGAAGAGTTCTTGACAGATTAGTAGGATATAAAATAAGCCCTATACTTTGGCGAAAAGTAAAATGGGGTTTAAGTGCCGGAAGAGTTCAATCAGTTGCTTTAAAAATGATTTGTGATAGAGAAGATGAAATAAGTAAGTTTGAACCTAAAGAATATTGGACAATAGAATGCGAACTTAAAAAGCAAAACTCACAAAAAACATTTATAGTTAAATTAACTTCTAAGAATAATAAGAAAATTGATATAAATAATGAAAAAGAAAGTACTGAAATTATTGAAGAGTTGAAAAAAGGTGATTATATTGTTGACAATATAAAAGAATCTACTAAAAATAAAAAGCCACTACCACCTTTTACAACAAGTACTTTTCAACAAGATTCATATAGAAAGTTGAATTTTTCAACTAAAAAATCTATGTCAGTAGCACAACAATTATATGAAGGAATCGACATTAAAGGAAAAGGGACTATAGGTCTTATAACTTATATGAGAACAGATTCTGTACGTATAGCGGAAGAAGCACAAAATAATGCTAGAAACTTTATAGAAGAAAGCTTTGGAAAGGAATATATTCCTTCAGAAATTAGAAATTTTAAGGGAAAGAAAAATATTCAAGATGCCCATGAAGCTATTAGACCCACATATATAGAACTTAGTCCAGATAGTATAAAAGATAACTTAAAACCAGAACAATATAAGGTATATAATCTAATCTGGAAGAGATTTATGGCAAGTCAAATGTCAGATTGTGTTATGAATACAATGTCAATAAAAATAAAAAATGGAGAGTATACTTTAAAAGCTAGTGGTTCAAATGTAAAATTTGATGGATTTAAAAAAGTATATGAATATGAAGAAGATGAAGATAGTTTAAAATTCCCTGCTTTGGAGCAAAACGAAGTTCTTATAGATAAAAAAGTAGATGGAAAACAACACTTTACTCAACCGCCAGCAAGATTTTCAGAAGCTACTTTAGTTAAAACTTTAGAAGAAAATGGAATAGGAAGACCAAGTACTTATGCTCCAATAGTATCTACTTTGTTAGATAGAAAATATATAGAACGAGAAAAGAAGACGTTACTTCCTACTGAATTAGGATTTATAGTAAATAATATTGTGAGTGAATATTTTAAACAAATAGTTGATGTTGAATTTACAGCTGAAATGGAAAGCAAGTTGGATAGTATAGAAGAAGGTAAAGAAAAATGGAAAGATGTTGTTGATGAATTCTATTCTCCGTTAATTGAATGTATAGAAATTGCTGAAAAAGAAATTGCAAAAATTACAATAGAAGATAAAGTTACGGATGTAAAGTGTGATAAATGTGGAAGAAATATGGTTATAAAACATGGAAGATTTGGAGATTTTCTTGCATGTCCAGGTTATCCAGAATGTAAAAATACAAAACCAATAGTAGAAGAGATAGATGTACCATGTCCTTTATGTGGTGGTAAGATATTGCTTAGAAAAAGTAAAAAAGGTAGAAGATTTTATGGATGTAGTAATTACCCTGAATGCAAATTTGTTAGTTGGTCTGAACCTGTAAAAGAAAAGTGTCCTAAATGCGGAAGTTTTATGGTGAAAAAACAAAGTAAATCAAGAGGGAATTATATAGAATGTTCCAATAAAGAATGTAAAGAGAAGATACAAAAAGAAAATATTGAAAAATAGTATATTAAATTTAAAATTCACCAATAAGGTATTAAAAATCGAAAATTTATGTCGAAATTTCAAAATATGCTGTTGAAATGTAATTGACACTATGATATTATAATTTAAAGTAACGGGAACAATTCGGAATATTTAAAAAAATGCAAGAACATGCAACAGTAGTGATTAATGATATTAAAATGGTTTGAAAAGGAGATGTACAAATGGCTTCAGAATTATTAACTAAGATACGAAGACTTAATAAAATAATACAAAAAACAGGGGCTGAACCAGTTGTATTCGATGATATATGCGGATCACTAAGTGAGGTATTAGAATGCAATGTTTATATAATAAGCAGAAAAGGAAAAATATTAGGACATAGATTTTTTAATGGTGTTGAGTGTGAAAGTGTTAAAGAAAAAGTTGTTTCTGAAAGAAAGTTTCCAGAAAAGTTTAATTCAAAATTATTAGGTATAAATGAAACTATTTCAAATGTTCAAAATGATGGTAAGTCATCTTTTGATGAAAAAAAACCAGCAGAAATGGAAGGCAAGCTTTCAACTATAGTACCTATAGTTGGAAATAGAGAAAGACTAGGAACTTTATTTCTTACAAGATTTGAAGGACTATTTTCAGATGAAGATTTAATATTAGCTGAATATAGCGCTACAATAGTTGGTCTTGAAATATTAAGAGCTAAAAATGATGAAATGGAAGATGAAGCTAGAAAGAAAGCAGTAGTTCAATTAGCAATAGGAACTTTATCATATTCAGAATTAGAAGCTGTAGAGCATGTGTTCAATGAATTAGATGGAAATGAAGGATTGCTTGTAGCATCTAAAATAGCAGATAAAGTAGGAATTACAAGATCAGTAATAGTAAATGCTTTAAGAAAATTTGAAAGTGCTGGTGTAATAGAGTCAAGATCATTAGGAATGAAAGGTACTCATATAAAAATTCTAAATGATAAATTGTTAGATGAATTAAAAAAGATAAAATAGGAAAAAATAAAAAGGAATAGGCTAAAAAGGTCTATTCCTTATTTTTATGTTAAATTTGATAAAATATTTAATGATTTTTATTATTTTTATTGAATGCTAATACTTCATATGATATACTACATAAGGAAGAAAAACACACATTGCTTGATTTGTGAAACGGTGCCCAAATTCTGGGTTTTTCGCAACAAAGTAATGGAGGTAGAAAACCAACAGGAGGTAATATTAATGTCAATTATTTCAATGAAACAATTATTAGAAGCTGGTGTACACTTTGGTCACCAAACAAGAAGATGGAATCCTAAAATGGCTCCATACATATTCACAGAAAGAAATGGTATCTATATCATAGACCTTCAAAAAACTGTGAAAAAAGTTGAAGAAGCATATGAATTTGTTAAAAGTGTAGTTGCTGATGGAAAAGAAGTTTTATTCGTAGGAACTAAAAAACAAGCTCAAGAGGCTATACAAGAAGAAAGCTTAAGATCAGGAATGCACTTCGTAAACAATAGATGGTTAGGCGGAATGCTTACAAACTTCAAAACAATAAGAACAAGAATTAACAAATTAGAAGAATTAGAAAAGATGGAAGAAGATGGAACTTTCGAAGTTCTACCTAAAAAAGAAGTTATAAAATTAAGAAATGAAAAAGAAAAATTAGAAAAGAATCTTGGAGGAATAAAGAACCTAAATGCTAGCAAATTAGGAGCAATGTTTATAGTAGATCCAAGAAAAGAAAAAAATGCTATAGCTGAAGCAAAAAATCTTGGAATTCCTGTAGTTGCAATAGTTGATACAAACTGTGACCCAGATGAAATAGATTATGTAATACCAGGAAACGATGATGCTATAAGAGCCGTAAGATTAATAACTTCAAAAATAGCAGATGCTATAATCGAAGGAAACCAAGGTGAACAATTAGCTGAATAATTTAAAATTAACTTGTTAGGAGTGTGTGATATACATGATTACTGCAAAAATGGTTAAAGAATTAAGAGAAACAACTGGCGCAGGAATGATGGATTGTAAAAAAGCTTTAACAGAAACTGCTGGAGATATGGAAAAAGCTATCGAATTCTTAAGAGAAAAAGGATTAGCTGCAGCAGCTAAGAAAGCAGGAAGAGTAGCAGCCGAAGGTATAGTAACTACATACATAAGCGAAGACAACAAAACTGCCGTTGTTTTAGAAATTAACTGTGAAACTGACTTCGTTGCTGTTAACGAATCATTCGTAGAATTTACAAATACTTTAGCAAAACAAATTGCTGAATCTAATGTTAGTGATGTTGAAGCATTACTAGAAGAAAAATATGTAGCAGATACAAATGTAACTGTAAAGGAAGCATTAACTGTATTAATAGCTAAAATCGGAGAAAACATGAACATAAGAAGATTTGAAAAGCTTGCTGTTGAAAGTGGAGCAATCAATGGATATGTTCATGGTGATGGAAAAATAGGAGTATTAGTACAATTAGATTGTGAAAAACAAAGCGATGTATTAATGCCACTTGCTAAAGATATAGCTATGCAAGTTGCAGCTGTAAATCCATTATTCTTAGATGAAACTAGTGTAGATCAAACAGTTCTTGAAAAAGAAAGAGAAATCTACAGAGTTCAAGCTTTAAATGAAGGAAAACCTGAAAAAATAGTTGATAAAATGGTTGAAGGTAGAGTTAAAAAGTACCTTAAAGAAGTATGTCTAGTTGACCAAGTATGGGTTAAAAACTCAGACTACACAATAAA is part of the Clostridium botulinum genome and harbors:
- the topA gene encoding type I DNA topoisomerase; the encoded protein is MGQKLVIVESPAKAKTIGKYLGKNYVVTASMGHVRDLPKSQLGVDIDNNYDPRYITIRGKGELLSTLRKQAKKSDKVFLATDPDREGEAISWHLAEALKIDEDAQCRIEFNEITKNAIKAAIKNPRKLNLNLVDAQQARRVLDRLVGYKISPILWRKVKWGLSAGRVQSVALKMICDREDEISKFEPKEYWTIECELKKQNSQKTFIVKLTSKNNKKIDINNEKESTEIIEELKKGDYIVDNIKESTKNKKPLPPFTTSTFQQDSYRKLNFSTKKSMSVAQQLYEGIDIKGKGTIGLITYMRTDSVRIAEEAQNNARNFIEESFGKEYIPSEIRNFKGKKNIQDAHEAIRPTYIELSPDSIKDNLKPEQYKVYNLIWKRFMASQMSDCVMNTMSIKIKNGEYTLKASGSNVKFDGFKKVYEYEEDEDSLKFPALEQNEVLIDKKVDGKQHFTQPPARFSEATLVKTLEENGIGRPSTYAPIVSTLLDRKYIEREKKTLLPTELGFIVNNIVSEYFKQIVDVEFTAEMESKLDSIEEGKEKWKDVVDEFYSPLIECIEIAEKEIAKITIEDKVTDVKCDKCGRNMVIKHGRFGDFLACPGYPECKNTKPIVEEIDVPCPLCGGKILLRKSKKGRRFYGCSNYPECKFVSWSEPVKEKCPKCGSFMVKKQSKSRGNYIECSNKECKEKIQKENIEK
- the rpsB gene encoding 30S ribosomal protein S2, with product MSIISMKQLLEAGVHFGHQTRRWNPKMAPYIFTERNGIYIIDLQKTVKKVEEAYEFVKSVVADGKEVLFVGTKKQAQEAIQEESLRSGMHFVNNRWLGGMLTNFKTIRTRINKLEELEKMEEDGTFEVLPKKEVIKLRNEKEKLEKNLGGIKNLNASKLGAMFIVDPRKEKNAIAEAKNLGIPVVAIVDTNCDPDEIDYVIPGNDDAIRAVRLITSKIADAIIEGNQGEQLAE
- the codY gene encoding GTP-sensing pleiotropic transcriptional regulator CodY encodes the protein MASELLTKIRRLNKIIQKTGAEPVVFDDICGSLSEVLECNVYIISRKGKILGHRFFNGVECESVKEKVVSERKFPEKFNSKLLGINETISNVQNDGKSSFDEKKPAEMEGKLSTIVPIVGNRERLGTLFLTRFEGLFSDEDLILAEYSATIVGLEILRAKNDEMEDEARKKAVVQLAIGTLSYSELEAVEHVFNELDGNEGLLVASKIADKVGITRSVIVNALRKFESAGVIESRSLGMKGTHIKILNDKLLDELKKIK
- the tsf gene encoding translation elongation factor Ts, which codes for MITAKMVKELRETTGAGMMDCKKALTETAGDMEKAIEFLREKGLAAAAKKAGRVAAEGIVTTYISEDNKTAVVLEINCETDFVAVNESFVEFTNTLAKQIAESNVSDVEALLEEKYVADTNVTVKEALTVLIAKIGENMNIRRFEKLAVESGAINGYVHGDGKIGVLVQLDCEKQSDVLMPLAKDIAMQVAAVNPLFLDETSVDQTVLEKEREIYRVQALNEGKPEKIVDKMVEGRVKKYLKEVCLVDQVWVKNSDYTIKQLVAEKSKEVGATITLSKFVRFERGEGIEKKEENFAEEVQRQMKQK